The following is a genomic window from Pseudophryne corroboree isolate aPseCor3 chromosome 3, aPseCor3.hap2, whole genome shotgun sequence.
TGAACCTGTTTAATAACAGAGTCACTTACAGGCTGGTGTTATGATGTCCTCCGTGCACCCATATCCACCCATCTCCTGCCTTGTAAAGTCCAATCCAAAATACGTAGTCTGCCTTGGTGAGAATTCCCTGTATAAATCCCTGTAACAAAGTGACAGCATTGATCATATGTACAACTGAGTAATGCTATATTGAATTATAATGAAATAGAATATTGGATCTAAGCTGGCATCACCACGAATAGACAGTAGCCCATACCTGCTGTCCCTGGTCCTCTATGACTAGTAGGTGGCCTCCCATCATCTCACACTGCTCCTGGCTCTGATTCCATGTCCTCAGTGTATCATCTGAATAGTAATAACAGTTGTCCCCATACAGCAGCCAGTTATTAGGGCACAGTGCACACCCTGCAAGAAATGTTTTTGAAAATGTTTCTCATTTTTATTTTACAGTTTTACAAGTATGCAATTTTTCTTTCAGTAATAATTTTGGCTGTAGACAACATGTATTACAACATCAGAGCTCCCAGTATTACTGTTCAAGATGAGCTGTGGTATATTACTACACACCACTAATAGAACTTTCATGAATGGTGGCCGTTGGAAAgagtatggggcagatgtactatattttggagaaagataaagtggatggagataaagtaccagccaatctgctcctgtcatttttcaaacacagcctgtaacatgacagctaggagctgactggctggcactttatctctcttcactttatctctttccaagacttaatacatctgcccctatgaggctcatttatcaatgagtgataaaacacattgtgaatgataaaactcagccaatcatctcccaactgtcatttttcaaacacaggacagttaggagcggaACACAGGACAGTTAGGAGTGGAACACAGGACAGTTAGGAGTGGAACACAGGACAGTTAGGAGTGGAACACAGGaccgttgggagctgaacacatgacagttaggagctgaacacatgacaggagctgaacacaggacagttgggagctgaacacatgacaggagctgaacacaggacagttgggagctgaacacaggacagttgggagctgaacacaggacaggAGCTGAACGCATGACATGAGCTGAAAAAcaggacaggagctgaacacatgacagtttggagctgaaaaacaggacagttgggagctgaacacatgacagttgggagctgaacaaatGACagttaaggagctgattggctggagcaccatttatcattcacaatgagttttattacTCCAGAGGGTaaatattgaaaaaatgggtgcagggtgtgtggtgaggACCCCCTTACCCCGGGGGCCATGTGCACCGCAtgcactgcatccattataaatatgccagtgccagGGGGAGAGGTAGAAGGCTGCGGGCCAAGGCATGGGTCAAGAATGGCTGACCAGGTATTGTGAGCATGGCAGCTGCTGGAAAAATGATTTTCCAGCAGCTGCCAGTGGGCGTTTCTGACACGGCCGCATCAG
Proteins encoded in this region:
- the LOC135058242 gene encoding killer cell lectin-like receptor subfamily B member 1B allele C, encoding MMGGHLLVIEDQGQQGFIQGILTKADYVFWIGLYKAGDGWIWVHGGHHNTSLFEIKGNTGSCVLANKVGYYSGICNLTYRFICQMEAVKI